A stretch of the uncultured Desulfobacter sp. genome encodes the following:
- a CDS encoding ATP-binding protein → MTSVKNKTRHFETKKSRRLSIFMRTMLLGWGLSIVPLLVFMMITVPSQKDIFVNTLASKAKGLAASLHDVAASAAVNEDYSSVVSSAQVLLKGDAYIDFLIIMKNDGFALVIEQKKWEVAQLQEPHFVRPLRDTSWEVELSPLFQRRVFHFAQPFDYSGIQWGWIHVGLSLDEYDKSVAGLYKSTLIVAMTCIFISLLGAIGYARQIVRPILALQTLVQKIAGGDLSVRAKTRRKDELGALAVSVNVMADALLKRNNILESVRFAAYHFLQDQSWKESIVKVLEDIGHAAGISRAVFHVVVKDDAGSFGAKKRFEWTAPGVSPEKEDPEYQMISFKKRGVAHWVDSLAAGRTLSVSLQACSDAEQTLLAYSQIQSLILIPVFVEGQWWGLFALEDCDAIREWTAAETSCFMALADMLGATVARQGFQKDVIRARDTLELQVKQRTRELEDQVQAKQEALSELSVAQTSLLEASRAAGMAEVATGVLHNVGNVLNSVNVSATLILDALRESRVGNLSKIAGMMDLPPEDLVQFMARDPKGQQIPKYLISLGNALADEHGRLFSETEALAGRIEHIKEIVAMQQNYGRVSGISETISPEKLMEDALMLNQGALVRHNVKVKKEYEDLPDVVVDKHKVLQILLNFINNAKYACSESEKKEKLITLGIYKGQGATVCFSVADNGVGIAPENLTRIFQHGFTTRKSGHGFGLHSGALAAKEMGGRLRTDSKGPGQGAVFILELPAAHGTAAS, encoded by the coding sequence TTGACCTCAGTTAAAAATAAAACAAGGCATTTTGAAACAAAAAAGAGCCGTCGGTTAAGCATTTTTATGCGTACCATGCTTTTGGGATGGGGGTTGTCTATCGTTCCCTTGTTGGTGTTCATGATGATAACCGTTCCCAGTCAAAAGGATATATTTGTCAACACCTTAGCCTCCAAAGCCAAAGGCCTGGCCGCTTCGTTGCATGATGTGGCGGCAAGTGCCGCAGTCAATGAGGATTATTCCAGCGTTGTCAGTTCGGCCCAGGTCTTGCTGAAAGGGGACGCTTATATTGATTTTCTGATCATCATGAAAAATGACGGCTTTGCACTGGTTATAGAACAGAAAAAGTGGGAGGTGGCCCAGCTGCAGGAGCCCCACTTTGTCAGACCGTTGCGCGACACCTCATGGGAGGTTGAGTTAAGTCCTTTGTTTCAGCGGCGTGTTTTCCACTTTGCCCAGCCTTTTGACTATTCGGGGATTCAGTGGGGCTGGATTCACGTGGGCCTCTCCCTTGACGAGTATGATAAAAGTGTTGCTGGGCTCTATAAAAGTACGCTTATTGTTGCGATGACTTGTATTTTCATCAGCCTTTTGGGTGCCATTGGCTATGCCCGCCAGATCGTCCGGCCGATTTTAGCGCTTCAAACCCTGGTTCAAAAGATTGCCGGAGGGGATCTGTCCGTCAGGGCGAAAACCCGCAGAAAGGATGAGCTGGGTGCGCTGGCCGTGTCTGTAAACGTTATGGCAGATGCGTTGTTGAAAAGAAATAATATTTTGGAAAGTGTCCGGTTTGCCGCCTATCATTTTTTACAGGATCAAAGTTGGAAAGAAAGTATTGTTAAGGTCCTTGAGGACATTGGGCACGCTGCCGGTATCAGTAGGGCCGTATTTCATGTCGTTGTAAAGGATGACGCCGGCTCTTTTGGTGCAAAAAAGCGCTTCGAATGGACGGCTCCCGGTGTATCACCGGAAAAAGAAGATCCTGAATACCAAATGATCAGTTTTAAAAAACGGGGGGTGGCGCATTGGGTTGACAGTCTTGCGGCAGGCCGGACGTTGTCTGTTTCTTTGCAGGCGTGCAGTGATGCTGAGCAGACGCTTTTAGCGTATTCCCAAATTCAATCTTTGATTCTTATTCCTGTGTTTGTGGAGGGGCAATGGTGGGGGCTTTTTGCCCTTGAGGACTGCGATGCTATACGCGAATGGACAGCGGCTGAGACCAGTTGTTTTATGGCACTGGCAGACATGCTTGGGGCGACCGTAGCCAGGCAGGGGTTTCAAAAAGACGTAATCAGAGCCAGGGACACCCTTGAACTGCAGGTGAAGCAGCGGACCCGGGAGCTTGAGGATCAGGTTCAGGCCAAACAAGAGGCGTTGTCCGAGCTCTCCGTTGCCCAGACTTCACTGCTGGAGGCCTCCAGGGCTGCGGGGATGGCCGAGGTTGCCACGGGCGTACTCCACAATGTCGGTAATGTGCTCAACAGCGTTAACGTCTCTGCCACCTTGATATTGGATGCGCTTCGTGAATCCAGGGTGGGCAACCTGTCGAAGATTGCCGGGATGATGGATCTTCCCCCGGAGGATCTGGTCCAATTTATGGCCCGGGATCCAAAGGGGCAGCAGATTCCAAAATATCTCATATCCCTTGGCAATGCCCTTGCTGATGAGCATGGCCGGCTGTTTTCCGAAACTGAAGCGTTAGCCGGCCGTATTGAGCACATCAAGGAAATTGTTGCCATGCAGCAAAATTACGGACGGGTCTCGGGGATCAGTGAAACCATTTCCCCTGAAAAATTGATGGAAGATGCGCTGATGCTCAATCAAGGGGCTTTGGTCCGTCATAATGTGAAAGTTAAAAAAGAGTACGAGGATCTCCCGGATGTGGTGGTGGATAAGCACAAGGTTCTGCAGATTCTGTTGAACTTTATTAATAATGCAAAATACGCCTGTTCGGAAAGCGAAAAAAAGGAAAAATTAATCACCTTAGGAATATACAAAGGGCAGGGCGCTACAGTCTGTTTTTCCGTGGCGGATAACGGAGTTGGTATAGCGCCTGAAAATTTGACCCGTATTTTTCAGCATGGTTTTACAACCCGGAAATCCGGACATGGCTTCGGCCTGCACTCCGGTGCCCTGGCAGCCAAGGAGATGGGAGGGCGTCTTCGCACTGACAGTAAAGGCCCGGGACAGGGAGCTGTCTTCATTCTTGAGCTGCCGGCAGCGCATGGGACGGCGGCATCATGA
- a CDS encoding ATP-binding protein: MTKTTCYSKDFFSSEKQALLKIQQAVDNAMDSCLLTDNQGRIVYANHAACKNLGYTQEQMFGMTIADIDPGYTPEMFAQGAAELVKKKMVLFESHHMTQDGHIFPVEISVNYLSEAHEAFLACSFARDISKRKAAQEIIEHAKTTLERRVEERTALLALTAQISANFVAASPVTIRQIIEDALSRIGRFFKFDRVAFFPLMPDLVGGDKVLEWCAKGIESKAGILSPHPIIDNSKEKLVNFFKKQTLLHFPDVDKIADRLDWKSDLKKLGIESALFLASRTDKKIYGIVGFEMMQPYDRWPEDHINGLKVITQIFAHAVAGVESGLALIEAKNSLEARVAQRTLELKKQVVEKEKALEELADSQSSLVKASRAAGMAEVATNVLHNVGNVLNSINTSAGILESRLKNSRMANVQKIVDLLPRSKKDLAGFLSQDPKGGQVLDYLTSLAGALTAEQQAMHDEIKSLVSQVDHVKKVIVMQQCYGSVHGVNEPFAIDRLVEDAIAMNRDRLKKHGITVERRFDPVPTVVTDKHQVLQIFVNLIANAINACSENKAGHGENRIMISLQCDDQTYVKIEVKDNGTGIAPENLSRIFQHGFTTRRYGHGFGLHSGALAAKQLGGSLTAESAGIGCGATFTLVLPLSTQEVL; this comes from the coding sequence ATGACAAAAACAACGTGCTATTCAAAAGATTTTTTTTCATCGGAAAAACAGGCCCTTTTGAAAATTCAACAGGCCGTGGACAATGCCATGGACAGCTGCTTGCTGACCGATAATCAAGGCAGAATCGTCTACGCTAATCATGCTGCCTGTAAAAACCTTGGATACACCCAGGAGCAGATGTTCGGGATGACCATTGCTGATATTGACCCGGGTTATACGCCCGAGATGTTTGCCCAAGGTGCTGCGGAATTAGTTAAAAAAAAGATGGTCCTTTTTGAGAGCCACCACATGACACAGGATGGCCATATTTTTCCTGTGGAAATCAGTGTCAATTATTTGAGTGAGGCGCACGAGGCGTTTCTTGCCTGCTCTTTTGCCCGGGATATTTCAAAACGCAAGGCCGCACAAGAAATAATAGAACACGCCAAAACAACCCTGGAACGTCGGGTGGAGGAACGAACGGCGTTACTTGCACTGACGGCGCAAATATCTGCAAATTTTGTGGCGGCTTCTCCTGTGACCATCCGGCAGATTATCGAAGATGCATTAAGTCGTATCGGCAGATTTTTTAAGTTTGACCGGGTTGCCTTTTTCCCTTTGATGCCGGATTTGGTCGGAGGGGATAAGGTTCTGGAGTGGTGTGCCAAAGGAATCGAAAGTAAGGCCGGGATTCTAAGCCCCCATCCTATTATCGATAATTCTAAGGAAAAGTTGGTCAATTTTTTTAAAAAGCAGACGCTCCTTCATTTTCCTGATGTTGATAAAATAGCTGATCGATTGGACTGGAAAAGCGATTTAAAGAAACTTGGGATTGAATCCGCCCTGTTTTTGGCCAGTCGGACCGACAAAAAAATATATGGTATTGTCGGATTCGAGATGATGCAGCCCTATGACCGGTGGCCTGAGGATCATATCAACGGGCTTAAGGTGATTACCCAGATTTTTGCCCATGCCGTTGCCGGCGTCGAATCCGGTCTGGCCCTGATCGAGGCAAAAAATTCCCTGGAAGCCCGTGTGGCCCAGAGGACCCTTGAGCTTAAAAAACAGGTGGTTGAAAAAGAAAAGGCGCTGGAGGAACTGGCCGATAGCCAGTCCTCTTTGGTTAAGGCTTCCCGGGCTGCCGGCATGGCCGAGGTGGCCACCAATGTGCTGCACAATGTGGGCAATGTGCTCAACAGTATTAATACCTCTGCCGGTATTCTTGAGAGTCGGCTTAAAAACTCACGCATGGCAAATGTTCAAAAGATCGTTGATCTGCTGCCCCGTTCAAAAAAGGATCTGGCCGGCTTTTTAAGCCAAGATCCCAAAGGTGGGCAGGTCCTGGATTATTTGACATCCCTTGCCGGGGCGCTTACGGCAGAACAACAGGCAATGCATGATGAGATCAAATCGCTTGTCAGTCAGGTAGACCATGTTAAAAAAGTTATTGTCATGCAGCAGTGTTACGGCTCGGTTCATGGGGTGAACGAGCCCTTTGCCATTGATCGGTTGGTTGAAGATGCGATTGCCATGAACCGCGACAGATTAAAAAAACACGGCATAACAGTTGAACGACGATTTGACCCGGTTCCGACAGTTGTTACGGACAAACATCAGGTACTGCAGATTTTTGTCAACCTGATCGCCAATGCAATAAACGCCTGTAGTGAAAATAAAGCCGGCCACGGAGAGAATCGTATTATGATCAGCCTGCAGTGTGACGATCAAACATACGTTAAGATAGAGGTCAAGGACAACGGCACAGGTATTGCGCCGGAAAACCTTTCCCGGATTTTTCAGCACGGTTTTACCACACGGCGATACGGCCACGGCTTTGGCCTGCACAGCGGGGCCCTTGCCGCAAAGCAACTGGGCGGCAGCCTGACAGCCGAAAGTGCCGGGATCGGTTGTGGTGCAACCTTTACTTTGGTTCTGCCCTTATCCACACAGGAGGTATTATGA
- a CDS encoding response regulator — MKILVIDDEAFIRQSFEDYLEDREYDVITAENGRKGLALIESESPDLVLLDLMMPQMGGLEVLKQGRKIMPDLPFIVISGANSIADVIEALRHGAWDYLEKPVHDLSILEHAINKALEKASLIKENNAYQERLEAIVRERTRDLETQILEKEKAMKELAESQSSLVKASRAAGMAEVATNVLHNVGNVLNSINTSVGSLESQVKKSRMANVQKAVEMFPLSKKDLAVFLIEDPKGRLILDYLTSLGPALTAEQKAMHGEIVQLVSQIDHVKQIIAMQQRYGSVHGVKESFAPEQLIEDAIRMNSDSLTKNGIRIERQFDLVPTIVTDKHMVLQILLNLISNAKHACSENKTGQGENYIVISLSREGENQIKIKIKDNGAGIAPENLSRIFHHGFTTRRHGHGFGLHSGALAAKQLGGRLTAESAGLGCGAVFTLTLPLSIQETS, encoded by the coding sequence TTGAAAATACTTGTGATCGACGATGAAGCATTTATTCGCCAAAGTTTCGAGGATTATCTTGAAGACCGCGAATATGATGTGATTACAGCAGAAAACGGACGCAAAGGGTTGGCACTGATTGAGTCTGAGAGCCCCGACCTTGTGCTGCTGGATCTTATGATGCCCCAGATGGGCGGGCTTGAGGTATTAAAGCAGGGAAGAAAAATAATGCCGGATCTGCCCTTCATTGTGATTTCCGGTGCAAACAGCATTGCAGATGTGATAGAAGCGCTGCGCCACGGTGCTTGGGACTATCTTGAGAAACCGGTACACGATTTGTCAATATTAGAGCATGCCATAAACAAGGCCTTGGAAAAAGCCTCGCTGATCAAAGAGAATAACGCATATCAGGAGCGATTGGAAGCCATAGTCAGGGAAAGGACACGTGATCTTGAAACCCAGATACTTGAAAAAGAAAAGGCAATGAAAGAGCTGGCCGAAAGCCAATCTTCCCTGGTTAAGGCATCCCGGGCCGCGGGCATGGCCGAGGTGGCCACCAACGTGCTGCATAATGTGGGCAATGTGCTCAACAGCATCAATACCTCTGTGGGCAGTTTGGAGAGTCAGGTGAAAAAATCCAGAATGGCCAATGTCCAGAAAGCGGTTGAGATGTTTCCCCTTTCAAAAAAGGATTTGGCAGTCTTCTTAATCGAAGACCCCAAAGGCAGACTGATCCTGGATTATTTGACCTCACTTGGCCCTGCGCTCACGGCAGAACAAAAGGCAATGCACGGGGAGATTGTGCAGCTTGTCTCCCAGATAGACCATGTCAAACAAATCATTGCCATGCAGCAGCGTTACGGCTCAGTCCATGGCGTCAAAGAATCTTTTGCACCCGAGCAGCTGATTGAGGATGCTATCCGTATGAACAGTGACAGCTTAACAAAAAACGGGATCAGGATTGAACGACAGTTTGATCTGGTTCCCACAATTGTTACGGATAAGCATATGGTGCTGCAGATTCTTTTAAACCTGATCTCTAATGCAAAACACGCCTGCAGTGAAAATAAAACCGGACAGGGAGAAAATTACATCGTGATCAGCCTGTCCCGAGAGGGTGAAAACCAGATTAAAATAAAGATAAAGGACAACGGGGCCGGTATTGCACCAGAAAACCTTTCCCGGATTTTTCACCACGGTTTTACCACGCGGCGGCACGGCCACGGCTTTGGTCTGCACAGCGGGGCCCTTGCCGCAAAGCAGTTGGGCGGCAGACTGACAGCTGAAAGTGCCGGGCTTGGTTGTGGTGCGGTATTTACTTTGACACTGCCCTTATCCATACAGGAGACATCATGA
- a CDS encoding EAL domain-containing protein: MNTQEKQSSYRIIVIDDNAAIHEDFKKILGKVSETNSELEDMESFLFDDPTEKTLDSNVKFEIEYAFQGQDGFDMVQKANKAGDPFSLAFVDGRMPPGWDGIETISRLWEVDPELQVVLCTAYADYSWSEIQKVLGESDSLLILKKPFDNVEVLQMAHALSRKWELSREIKGRLNQLAYYDHLTGLPNRALFLDRLKGAINQHFRDHTKGALLFIDLDDFKRINDTLGHSVGDELLTIIADRIGKSLRLSDTVARSVKNRTAARLGGDEFTVLLPEINGLDTAAVVSQRIIEHVAKPVSIGDNEFIITPSIGIAIFPDDGDSVETLLKNADLAMYFAKRSRDMEHFKYYQKSMNDAALKRLTIENQLRHAIERDELQLHYQPQVDLPSGELIGMEALLRWDNEVLGSVSPLEFIPVAEACGLIIPIGEWVMRTACAQVCRWIEDGLPLKRVAVNVSVRQFTHPNFLEVVEKIIEETCMPVNCFEIEITESVFAEDINKIQHILNKLHDKGVGVSVDDFGTGYSSLSRLKEMPIDCLKIDRSFVLGVDSRRNDQSIISAIMSMAKGMDIRVIAEGIDNDRQLDFLVDKGCTEAQGFLFSRPLPAEKIEAILKKGDQKIKFPREKD; this comes from the coding sequence ATGAACACCCAGGAAAAACAATCCAGTTACCGTATTATTGTAATTGACGACAATGCTGCCATCCATGAAGATTTTAAAAAAATCCTCGGCAAGGTGTCGGAAACAAACAGTGAACTGGAAGATATGGAATCCTTTCTGTTTGATGATCCAACCGAGAAAACCTTGGATAGTAATGTCAAATTTGAGATTGAATATGCCTTTCAGGGTCAAGATGGCTTTGACATGGTGCAAAAGGCCAATAAAGCGGGCGATCCTTTTTCCCTGGCGTTTGTTGACGGACGCATGCCGCCGGGTTGGGACGGTATTGAGACCATAAGCCGGCTGTGGGAGGTCGACCCTGAATTGCAGGTGGTACTTTGCACGGCTTACGCCGACTATTCCTGGTCGGAAATTCAAAAAGTTTTGGGAGAAAGCGACAGTCTTTTAATTCTTAAAAAACCCTTTGACAACGTGGAAGTGCTTCAAATGGCCCATGCACTGAGCCGCAAATGGGAGTTGTCCAGAGAAATAAAAGGTCGATTGAATCAACTGGCCTATTATGATCATCTTACCGGGTTACCCAACCGGGCGCTTTTCCTAGACAGGCTCAAAGGGGCGATCAATCAACACTTCAGAGATCACACAAAAGGGGCTCTGCTGTTTATTGATCTGGACGATTTTAAACGAATCAATGACACCCTAGGTCACAGTGTCGGAGATGAACTGCTTACAATTATTGCCGATCGTATTGGCAAAAGCCTGCGTTTATCTGATACGGTTGCCCGGTCGGTCAAGAATCGGACCGCGGCACGGCTGGGTGGGGATGAATTTACGGTATTGCTGCCTGAAATTAATGGCCTGGATACGGCGGCTGTTGTTTCCCAGCGAATCATTGAACATGTGGCAAAGCCGGTTTCCATTGGGGACAATGAATTTATCATCACCCCAAGCATCGGCATCGCCATTTTTCCGGATGATGGTGATTCTGTGGAAACGTTGTTGAAAAATGCGGATTTGGCCATGTATTTTGCCAAAAGAAGCAGAGATATGGAGCATTTCAAGTATTATCAGAAATCAATGAATGATGCGGCTTTAAAGCGGCTGACCATAGAAAATCAGCTGCGTCATGCCATTGAAAGAGATGAACTGCAGCTGCATTATCAACCCCAGGTGGATCTTCCGTCAGGCGAGTTGATAGGTATGGAGGCCCTGCTTCGCTGGGATAATGAAGTGCTTGGCAGCGTTTCACCTTTGGAGTTTATTCCCGTTGCCGAGGCGTGCGGACTGATTATACCCATAGGAGAGTGGGTGATGCGGACTGCATGTGCACAGGTCTGCAGGTGGATTGAAGATGGGCTGCCCCTCAAACGGGTTGCGGTTAATGTATCGGTCAGGCAGTTTACCCATCCCAATTTTCTGGAGGTGGTGGAAAAAATTATAGAAGAGACATGCATGCCGGTCAATTGTTTTGAAATTGAAATTACTGAAAGTGTTTTTGCAGAAGATATAAATAAAATCCAACATATTTTAAATAAGTTGCACGATAAGGGCGTTGGTGTTTCAGTGGATGATTTTGGTACCGGATACTCTAGTCTCAGCCGCCTTAAGGAGATGCCCATAGATTGTCTTAAAATTGACCGCTCATTTGTTTTGGGGGTAGATTCCAGAAGAAATGATCAGTCCATCATCTCAGCCATTATGTCAATGGCCAAGGGTATGGATATCAGGGTTATTGCCGAAGGTATAGACAATGACCGGCAGCTTGATTTTCTGGTGGATAAAGGATGCACGGAGGCCCAGGGTTTTCTGTTCAGTCGGCCTTTGCCTGCTGAAAAAATAGAGGCAATTTTGAAAAAAGGCGACCAGAAGATAAAATTTCCCCGGGAAAAGGATTGA
- a CDS encoding saccharopine dehydrogenase family protein → MKKNVMIIGAGGVANVAAHKCAQNNDVLGNIVIASRTLSKCETIIDSIRRKKSKKSDEYSITAYQLDAMDVPATEKLIKGTGTSIVINVGTAFINMSVLTACINTGAAYMDTAIHEEPDKICETPPWYANYEWKRLDECREKGITAILGAGFDPGVVNAYAAYADRYIFDTIDTIDIMDVNAGNHGKYFATNFDPEINFREFTGGVWTYINRQWVKKEMFEVKQVYDFPVVGKMPIYLNGHDELHSLSKHIDADSIRFWMGFGDHYINVFTVLKNIGLLSEQPVTTAEGLEVIPLKVVKACLPDPVSLAPQYTGKTCIGDLVKGNVLGEKKEVLLYNICDHEAAYNEVESQAIAYTAGVPPTAAAMLIAQGVWDCKEMKNVEQLDPAPFLKILNQIGLPTRMIKDGEDQPLSL, encoded by the coding sequence ATGAAAAAAAACGTGATGATTATCGGTGCCGGGGGCGTTGCCAATGTGGCGGCCCATAAATGCGCACAAAATAACGATGTACTCGGCAATATTGTCATTGCCTCAAGAACGCTGTCTAAATGTGAAACAATCATCGACAGTATCAGGCGCAAAAAAAGCAAAAAAAGTGATGAATATTCCATAACAGCCTACCAATTAGACGCCATGGATGTTCCTGCCACCGAAAAACTGATCAAAGGGACCGGCACCTCGATTGTCATCAACGTGGGCACGGCATTTATCAATATGAGTGTGCTTACAGCCTGTATTAATACCGGTGCAGCCTATATGGATACAGCCATTCATGAAGAGCCGGATAAAATCTGCGAAACCCCGCCATGGTACGCCAATTATGAATGGAAACGCCTTGACGAGTGCCGGGAAAAAGGCATAACGGCTATTCTTGGCGCAGGCTTTGATCCCGGTGTTGTGAATGCCTATGCCGCCTATGCAGACAGGTATATTTTCGATACCATCGACACCATTGACATCATGGATGTCAATGCCGGTAATCACGGCAAATACTTTGCCACCAATTTTGATCCGGAGATTAACTTCCGCGAGTTTACCGGCGGGGTATGGACCTATATTAACCGCCAATGGGTGAAAAAAGAGATGTTTGAGGTAAAACAGGTCTACGATTTCCCGGTGGTGGGAAAAATGCCCATATATTTGAACGGGCATGATGAGCTTCACTCCCTGTCTAAACATATTGATGCCGATTCCATCCGGTTCTGGATGGGATTTGGCGACCACTATATCAATGTGTTTACCGTGCTCAAAAACATCGGCCTGCTTTCAGAGCAGCCTGTCACCACTGCCGAAGGGCTGGAAGTGATTCCGTTGAAAGTGGTCAAAGCATGCCTGCCGGACCCGGTGTCACTTGCCCCCCAATACACAGGCAAAACCTGCATTGGCGATCTGGTAAAGGGAAATGTCCTTGGGGAAAAAAAAGAAGTGCTGCTTTACAACATCTGTGACCATGAAGCCGCTTACAACGAAGTTGAAAGCCAGGCAATTGCCTACACCGCCGGTGTTCCTCCCACAGCGGCAGCCATGCTGATTGCCCAAGGTGTCTGGGACTGCAAGGAAATGAAAAATGTTGAACAGTTGGACCCTGCACCGTTTTTAAAAATACTTAATCAGATCGGCCTGCCGACCAGGATGATCAAAGACGGGGAGGACCAGCCGCTCTCTCTGTAA
- the nspC gene encoding carboxynorspermidine decarboxylase produces the protein MKKLSTPYYLINEQKLHQNMEKLAAIRNQSGAKLLLALKCFAAWGVFDLIKPYMDGTTSSSYYEARLGYETFGKETHAYSVAYSSEDIKKVSVFSDKIIFNSLSQLEQLYPECRNVTCGIRINPGVSYSNFDLANPARTFSRLGVTAIADIEAAMPMVSGAMIHFNCENEDVAAFEQMLAGISRKYSTFLERFDWISLGGGISYTEDHFDSQQFVQIIKNFSQSFGLQVYLEPGEAAVAHTTSLVTTVLDIVENNKKIAVVDASIEAHMLDLLVYRESATFQETMSQGGFPYQIAGRSCLAADIFGEGNFQNELQIGDTIMIEDAAGYTMVKKNWFNGLHMPSVALMRTDGQIDVLQESAYTDYKKSLSTQ, from the coding sequence GTGAAAAAACTTTCTACGCCCTATTACCTTATTAATGAACAAAAACTCCATCAAAATATGGAGAAACTGGCCGCCATCAGAAATCAAAGCGGAGCCAAGCTGCTTTTAGCCCTGAAATGCTTTGCCGCATGGGGGGTTTTCGATCTGATTAAGCCATACATGGATGGTACCACCAGCTCTTCATACTATGAGGCCAGACTCGGATACGAGACATTCGGCAAAGAGACACATGCTTACAGCGTTGCCTACAGCAGTGAAGATATAAAAAAGGTCTCTGTGTTTTCAGATAAAATCATCTTTAACTCTTTGTCGCAGCTTGAGCAATTATACCCTGAATGCCGCAACGTCACCTGCGGCATCAGAATCAACCCCGGTGTCAGCTACAGTAATTTTGACCTGGCAAACCCTGCCCGCACCTTCTCCCGGCTCGGCGTCACCGCCATAGCGGATATAGAAGCGGCCATGCCCATGGTGTCTGGGGCCATGATTCACTTTAACTGTGAAAATGAAGATGTGGCGGCATTTGAACAGATGCTGGCCGGTATCAGCCGTAAATACTCAACTTTTTTAGAACGGTTTGACTGGATAAGTCTTGGCGGCGGTATCTCTTATACCGAAGACCATTTTGACAGCCAACAATTTGTTCAAATCATAAAAAACTTTTCACAAAGCTTCGGCCTGCAGGTGTATCTGGAACCGGGAGAAGCGGCTGTGGCCCATACGACATCCCTTGTAACAACCGTGCTGGATATCGTTGAAAACAATAAGAAAATCGCCGTTGTAGATGCCTCCATTGAAGCGCATATGCTGGATCTGCTTGTATACCGGGAATCCGCCACGTTTCAAGAAACTATGTCCCAAGGCGGATTTCCATATCAGATCGCAGGCAGGTCCTGTCTTGCCGCCGATATTTTCGGAGAGGGAAATTTTCAAAATGAACTTCAGATCGGCGACACCATCATGATTGAGGATGCCGCCGGTTATACCATGGTGAAAAAAAACTGGTTTAACGGGTTACACATGCCGTCCGTAGCGCTCATGCGTACTGACGGCCAAATAGATGTTTTGCAGGAATCTGCATATACGGATTATAAAAAAAGCCTATCAACTCAATGA